Part of the Aureitalea marina genome, CTTGCGACTGAAATTCTCCATCCGAAATGGTGTATCGCTCCTTCAAAAGATAACTTTCCAATGGATCGGTTATTTGGCCGACGATGACATCATTGTTCTTTCTCATTCGGATCAAGGTCTTCAAGGTTTGTGCATTTGCATTCCCAAGATCACTGATAAGGACGATCAGATAATCGTGACTGACCATTTGAGCCGTTCTTTTAAGTGCTTCGTTCAGTGGCTCTTCTATCTTCACATCTACGGCCTTTGCCTTTAATTCACGATTGTAGTCCACGATCACCGAGAGTAATCGCTGAACGGTCCTGCGATCTCGTTTGGGAGAAACAAAATCGATACGCTGTTCATTAAAGACTATTCCACCTACCCGATCCCCAACTTCCAATACACGCCAGCAACCTACGGCCGCTAGATGAGCAGCAACCACTGACTTGAAATAAGCCTGACTGCCAAAGAACATGGATTGGCTCTGATCGATCACGAATATCACAGGACGTTCCCGTTCTTCGGTAAACTCTTTAGTATGAGTTACACCGACACGGGCTGTTACCCGCCAATCGATGTTTCGGATATCGTCTCCCGCTACATATTTTCTGACCTGGTCAAAATCCAGCCCACGGCCTCTCAGTTTGGATCGGTGACGTCCGGAAAGTATGCTCTGAACCGCAAACTTAGGTAGGAAACTGAATCCGTGAGCTTCAAATTGAAGTGCGATCAACTCCCTGAGGGTGACATATACTCCCAGATCAGTTCGGTCTTGCTCGCGAATATCCAGTCTTTCTTTTGGCATGGTTTAATCAACTTGAAACGGGTAGATCACATTCCAATCACCCTTCATATCGATAACGGTCCAACCCTTGGCGGCGGCCTCATCCAGACCCTTATCCAGGCGTCCTATGGAAGAATCCCGGTCGTAGGCCCACTCTCGTTCGGCATCTGTATGATGCAGATATAATTGGAAACTCTTATATGTATTATCGGCACTGTATTGTAGCATTTGGAGATCCCCATCAGAATTACCCGAGGCGAATACGGGTCTTTTTCCGATGTATTTATGTATACCGATCGGTTTTCCCGCTTTATCGTCTATAAAGTCCAATTCGGCCAGGCGCCGAATACTAGCTTGGCCATTGTCATATTCGAAAACAGTCTTGATACTACTGCCGACAACTTGGTCCGGTGGTATTCCATAGGCATCTTCCGTCCAAACCCGCATAAAAGAAACTCCACCTCCGGAGACGATGAAGGTTTTAAATTGATGAGCGCGCAGATAAGTAAGAAGCTCCAACATGGGTTGATAGACCAAGTCATTGTAGGGTCGATCGAACCTGGGATGCTTACTTGCCTTTAACCAGTCATCTACTATGCTTTCAAATTCGATTGCGGTCATACCTGCATGGGTAGCCATGACCAATTCCAACAAGCCGTGTTCCCCCGTCGATATTAGACCCGCCATATCGTCTTCCAATACCGCCTTAAACGGCATTGTGTCTTTCCATTCCGGATGACTCTCCGCCATCACTTTAACCCTATCGATCGCGAAGAACAGCTGGAAATATGCCGGTTGTTCCGACCAGAGATTACCGTCGTTATCGAAGGTGGCAATTCGGTCATCGATCGGAATAAAATCAGCACTGTCCGGGTTGGTCACGGCAGTCACATAATCCAGTATGGCGGATTTCGTTGATCCCTCGTTCCAGGACGGAAGTGGGTCCTGTTCTGGGGCTGGGCTGGTTGCGATTAGCTCCTTTTCAGTTTGTTGACCACAACTGATCAGAACACTGATAAGGACGATTCCAAAAAACGGCTTTAATAAACTCTTCATTGTATAAATATTGTTTAAGCGACAGCTACCTGCTTTAGAAGCTCGTCAATTATTTGATCCTTGTTTATACCTTCGGCATTGGCCTCATAACTGGAGACAATGCGATGGCGCAGAATGTCGTGCGCAACAGCCCGGACATTGTCTGGGGTTACGAAGTCCAACTGGTTCATCCATGCGTGCACCCGACTACACTTGTCTAGGGCAATAGAAGCTCTGGGGCTGGCTCCATAGTCCATCCAGGAATTGAGCTGCTCACTGTATTTAGCCGGAAACCGAGTAGCGTTTACCAAGTCTACGATGTACCTTTTGACACTCTCTTCGATTTTTATTTTCGCTATCTCGTCCCTGGCGGCAAAGATCACTTGGGGTGATATGGTTTCGTTCTCGGAACCGCCAGACTGCTTTTCACTTGCCTCTCCTCTAACTAAATCGAGTACTTTGATCTCGGATTCCGTATCCGGATAGTGAACAATCACATGCATCAGGAAACGGTCCATTTGAGCCTCCGGAAGGGGGTAGGTTCCTTCCTGTTCAACCGGGTTTTGGGTGGCCATCACCATAAACAAGG contains:
- a CDS encoding DUF58 domain-containing protein, whose protein sequence is MPKERLDIREQDRTDLGVYVTLRELIALQFEAHGFSFLPKFAVQSILSGRHRSKLRGRGLDFDQVRKYVAGDDIRNIDWRVTARVGVTHTKEFTEERERPVIFVIDQSQSMFFGSQAYFKSVVAAHLAAVGCWRVLEVGDRVGGIVFNEQRIDFVSPKRDRRTVQRLLSVIVDYNRELKAKAVDVKIEEPLNEALKRTAQMVSHDYLIVLISDLGNANAQTLKTLIRMRKNNDVIVGQITDPLESYLLKERYTISDGEFQSQVGSSKKLRREFHEEVSNRMDKLKTDFKKYGIPLIPFDTRREAAKQLRDIVSGKTR
- a CDS encoding HAD family hydrolase; amino-acid sequence: MKSLLKPFFGIVLISVLISCGQQTEKELIATSPAPEQDPLPSWNEGSTKSAILDYVTAVTNPDSADFIPIDDRIATFDNDGNLWSEQPAYFQLFFAIDRVKVMAESHPEWKDTMPFKAVLEDDMAGLISTGEHGLLELVMATHAGMTAIEFESIVDDWLKASKHPRFDRPYNDLVYQPMLELLTYLRAHQFKTFIVSGGGVSFMRVWTEDAYGIPPDQVVGSSIKTVFEYDNGQASIRRLAELDFIDDKAGKPIGIHKYIGKRPVFASGNSDGDLQMLQYSADNTYKSFQLYLHHTDAEREWAYDRDSSIGRLDKGLDEAAAKGWTVIDMKGDWNVIYPFQVD
- a CDS encoding AAA family ATPase — translated: MKETHQQIQFLAERMNQSILGQENVVNRIIMVLLANGNLLLEGMPGLAKTRAISSLAKNLDTGLSRIQFTPDLLPSDITGTEVYQPDSDEKFIFQPGPIFNNLILADEINRAPAKVQSALLEAMEERQVTVAGTTHKMDPLFMVMATQNPVEQEGTYPLPEAQMDRFLMHVIVHYPDTESEIKVLDLVRGEASEKQSGGSENETISPQVIFAARDEIAKIKIEESVKRYIVDLVNATRFPAKYSEQLNSWMDYGASPRASIALDKCSRVHAWMNQLDFVTPDNVRAVAHDILRHRIVSSYEANAEGINKDQIIDELLKQVAVA